One Dermatophagoides farinae isolate YC_2012a chromosome 1, ASM2471394v1, whole genome shotgun sequence genomic region harbors:
- the LOC124491479 gene encoding carbonic anhydrase 6-like — protein sequence MSINNSMNKFSLFTFILILHHYYEIEVDAFQKWTYNDQKSWSDVSKECDDINQSPINIRYTDLIFNESLKIEFRNYNQPSANFRATNHGRSVQFDYIGNSILVPTITGSALNDEEFALEQFHFHWGIDPKIGSEHRINGHIYPIEMHLIHYNNKKYRSYNQALDARNGNVAVLAIFFNINKNDNDYNPGFDIISKKIQQLQTTHTNHSIDLQDQLILQLLLPNNTASFYRYHGSVTTPPCTSNVTWLIMDDPNEIEFNQYEKFLNVIDHKSGKKIGNNFRRLQEPNGRRIECSFLNNNAGGGSGDNHPPHKNSVNITMVIIFTLIIVDIVAFLTISKIYMFK from the exons ATGTCCATCAATAATTCGATGAACAAATTTTCGctattcacattcattttgatattacaccattattatgaaatcGAGGTTGATGCATTTCAAAAATGGACTTATAATG ATCAAAAATCATGGTCAGATGTGAGCAAAGAATGTGATGATATTAATCAATCACCAATCAATATTCGTTACACTGATCttatattcaatgaatcattaaaaattgaatttcgtaATTATAATCAACCTAGCGCGAATTTTCGTGCCACTAATCATGGACGTTCAG ttcaatttgattatattggCAATTCAATCTTGGTGCCTACCATTACTGGATCagcattgaatgatgaagaatttgcattggaacaatttcattttcattgggGAATCGATCCAAAAATTGGTTCAGAACATCGTATTAATGGTCATATTTATCCGATTGAA aTGCATctcattcattataataataaaaaatatcgatcatACAATCAAGCATTGGATGCACGTAATGGTAATGTGGCAGTATTGGCAATATTTTTtaatatcaataaaaatgataatgattataatcctGGTTTCGATAttataagcaaaaaaattcaacaactacaaaccacacatacaaatcattcaattgatttacaAGACCAGTTAATAttacaattgttgttgccaaATAATACTGCAAGTTTTTATCGTTATCATGGATCAGTTACAACACCACCATGTACATCAAATGTAACATGGTTAATAATGgatgatccaaatgaaattgaattcaatcag tatgaaaaattcttgaacgTAATCGATCACAAATCtggcaaaaaaattggcaataATTTTCGCCGTTTACAAGAACCAAATGGCCGTCGTATtgaatgttcatttttgaataataatgccGGCGGTGGTAGTGGTGATAATCATCCACCTCACAAGAATAGTGTCAATATTACAATGGTAATCATTTTCACTTTAATCATCGTTGATATTGTGGCATTTTTGACCATTTCAAAAATCTACAtgttcaaatga
- the LOC124491977 gene encoding uncharacterized protein LOC124491977 isoform X2, with protein MAAANNGNIHSNDDKINVLTTSSTSTTSSLSENSLRNAAAAVVAVANNSTHQNQQLSYNNKLNNENSSMTTATTTSSNNNNTNLQNVLKFLQEHEELNAAINVATNGLDNNHNNQQQQQQQLLNGSLSSSSSTHHHNHRLSPAIPSRTSTINNQHHNLSLSSPNSRHHHSSSHTHSLFMMNHNHHNNNNNNNNNKSPSSLASPNGSCNSENFIDLTHSVSSSSLSSKHHRNASSSSSSSSSLAIRRRNSDRHHQLMMNDSSLNHSTTTTTTTNNNNHILNLSGDSSNITQQQQQSTNLAKDSSIAMMKLCSPNHNNGGVGGQTPPILSSTLKLSNNHHSLIDDIGGGGHQTLNNSSSSGNSNNNKSSSNNKNHKNDLSSSSSSTTTTTSTTTTATTTTTTGKTSTPSTTTAGTGNKHGKVKKLCNKHNHNNSSNHNNYNGDLCLPENTRRRIADRNNIDISEEISRNRQFYRTNEVRPPFTYASLIRQAIHESPDKQLTLNEIYNWFQDTFVYFRRNAATWKNAVRHNLSLHKCFMRVENVKGAVWTVDELEFYKRRPPKSEKGSGDEEFNTLWANGQSDLINHRTSSSSLTTAIKKPGARGRPKRTTPTSLSSSSSSAAATAAATKTLTKIDGGKNLISDSVLNQHHHHHHHHHSHSASFPFGNGNILQSSTTSSTSSSSAAIAGAMNSLSSSTNNSMMPNINNLTGSLLKTGSISSPVAAAAAAAATTASSSSYHDPVAASALNASLQALTESGLSPFLANFPFPSTLDLIGSTAAAAAAAAAALHLNDSQPTNSNNNCGSLSSSSSTTTATATTTHQASISNGIISSFNSHGDSGQHSPNSSINAINNRTTPPTTTTTTAQLSMNHVNQEKQRQRRRKSNRPSLSLSSHEASFSDLDDDDDDDIDDNFIGHDNDLVQYHHNYNDDNNDADDDLDDIDDELDDDDDDDDLSFRNHRKLKRPKLFASDDGFDMNYVDFDADDDVDDIADDVEHIKRLDGDHHMDDDKLIKSIEQYGDTNLVHDLSVSKSSSSSSRSLDNLKDDEPSSTTISNQDDQQPKNNNDDDDDKVDDNDTSKREAISSIQSPATTDNHTKNDMKMEIESESLAQKQIESDTLCENQTKLLSPISETNEQLDFDAENTEESDISNGGDDDDDDDDQE; from the exons aTGGCTGCTGCTAATAATGgcaatattcattcaaatgatgataaaatcaatgtgttaacaacatcatcaacatcgacaacatcatctttatcagaaaattctttaagaaatgctgctgctgctgttgtagCAGTGGCCAATAACAGTactcatcaaaatcaacaattgtcatataataataaattaaataatgaaaattcatcaatgacaACAGCCACCACTActagtagtaataataataatacaaatcTTCAAAATGTATTAAAATTTCTACAAGAACATGAAGAATTGAATGCAGCAATAAATGTTGCAACAAATGGTttagataataatcataataatcaacaacaacaacaacaacaattattgaatggttcattatcatcatcatcatcaacacatcatcataatcatcgtttATCACCGGCTATTCCATCAAGGACTTCCACcattaataatcaacatcataatttgagtttatcatcaccaaattcacgtcatcatcattcatctaGTCATACACATTCATTGTTTATGATGAATCATAatcaccataataataataataataataataacaataaatcaCCATCGTCGCTTGCATCACCAAATGGTTCATGTAAttcagaaaattttattgatctTACACATAgcgtatcatcatcatcattatcatctaaaCATCATCGtaatgcatcatcatcatcatcatcatcatcatcattagcgaTTCGACGAAGAAATTctgatcgtcatcatcaattaatgatgaatgattcttcattaaatcattcaacaacaacaacaacaacaacaaataataataatcatattctTAATCTATCCGGTGATAGTAGCAATataacacaacaacaacaacaatcaacaaatttaGCAAAAGATTCATCAATagcaatgatgaaattatgtAGTccaaatcataataatggtggtgttggtggtcaAACACCgccaatattatcatcaacattgaaattgtcaaataatcatcattcattgattgatgatattggtggtggtggacatCAAACGTTGAATAACAGCAGCAGTAGtggcaacagcaacaacaacaaatcaagtagcaataataaaaatcataaaaatgatttatcatcatcatcatcatcgacaacaacaacaacatcgacaacgacgacggcCACGACGACCACTACCACCGGAAAAACTTcaacaccatcaacaacgacagcGGGAACAGGAAATAAACATGGAAAGGTTAAAAAATTATGTAATaaacataatcataataacagCAGCAATcacaataattataatggtGATCTTTGTTTACCTGAAAATACTCGTCGTCGTATTGCTGATcgtaataatattgatatcTCTGAAG aaatttCACGTAATCGACAATTTTATCGTACAAATGAAGTACGGCCACCATTTACATATGCTTCATTGATTAGACAG GCCATACATGAATCACCGGATAAACAGcttacattgaatgaaatatacAATTGGTTCCAGGATACATTTGTCTATTTTCGTCGTAATGCAGCCACGTGGAAG AATGCCGTCCGTCATAATCTAAGTCTACATAAATGTTTTATGCGTGTTGAAAATGTTAAAGGTGCCGTTTGGACTGTAGATGAATTAGAATTCTATAAACGACGGCCACCTAAATCGGAAAAAGGATCTGG TGATGAAGAATTCAATACATTATGGGCAAATGGTCAATCTGATCTAATCAATCatcgaacatcatcatcatcattgaccaCAGCGATTAAAAAACCAGGTGCACGTGGTCGTCCAAAACGTACAACACCAACAtcgctatcatcatcatcatcatccgcagcagcaacagcagcagcgaCAAAAACATTGACCAAAATTGATGGTGGAAA aaaTTTAATATCCGATTCGGTTttgaatcaacatcatcatcatcatcatcatcatcattcacattccGCATCATTTCCATTTGGTAATGGAAACattttacaatcatcaacgacatcatcaacatcatcatcatcggctgCAATTGCTGGTgcaatgaattcattatcatcatcaactaataattcaatgatgccaaatattaataatttaacTGGTTCATTATTAAAAACTGGCTCAATATCATCACCAGTagctgcagcagcagcagcagcagcaacaacagcatcatcttcatcatatCATGATCCAGTTGCTGCATCAGCTTTAAATGCATCACTTCAG GCATTAACCGAATCAGGtttatcaccatttttagcaaattttccatttccatcAACATTAGATCTCATTGGTTCTactgcagcagcagccgcagcagcagcagcagctttACATTTAAATGATTCACAGCCAACAAATTCCAATAACAATTGtggttcattatcatcatcatcatcaacaacaacagcaacagcaacaaccacACATCAAGCATCAATATCGAATGGAATTATATCGTCTTTCAATAGTCATGGTGATAGCGGTCAACATTCACCAAATTCATCCATAAATGCTATAAACAATCGTAcaacaccaccaacaacaacaacaacaactgctCAATTGTCTATGAATCATGTAAATCAGGAAAAACAACGTCAACGTCGTCGTAAATCAAATcggccatcattatcattatcatcgcaTGAAGCATCATTCTCGGatctagatgatgatgatgatgatgatattgatgataattttattggacatgataatgatttagttcaatatcatcataattataatgatgataataatgatgctgatgatgatcttgatgatattgatgatgaacttgatgatgatgatgatgatgatgatctttcaTTTCGTAATCATCGAAAATTAAAACGTCCAAAATTATTTGCTAGTGATGATGGATTCGATATGAAttatgttgattttgatgcagatgatgatgtggatgatatTGCAGATGATGTTGAACATATCAAACGTTTAGATGGTGACCACCacatggatgatgataaattgattaaatcaattgaacaaTATGGTGATACCAATTTGGTACATGATCTATCCGtttcgaaatcatcatcatcatcatccagatCCTTGGATAACCTaaaagatgatgaaccatcatcgacaacaatttCGAATCAAgatgatcaacaaccaaagaataataatgatgatgatgatgataaagtagACGATAATGATACTTCAAAACGAGAAGCTATATCATCGATCCAATCACCGGCCACTACCGATAATCatacaaaaaatgatatgaaaatggaaattgaatCTGAATCATTagcacaaaaacaaattgaatccGATACATTGtgtgaaaatcaaacaaaattattatcaccaatcagtgaaacaaatgaacaattggATTTTGATGCTGAAAATACCGAAGAATCTGATATTAGTAATggtggcgatgatgatgatgacgatgatgatcaagaataA
- the LOC124491977 gene encoding uncharacterized protein LOC124491977 isoform X1: MSITNNNLQPTKQRRKRQQQKSKKNFVNKVKMAHLNLKSHHNHTRQQQTNYRNQLTQQQQQQQQQSSPPSSPPPQQQQLLSRQFEMHLRQQLQMEQQQIMQHLQLSSHRQYLLNSFQPIIQEFMKSVPNASNFSQDELLDLLLANITNHAAAAAAVQQHQQQQQQQQQQNQQHKFNIAAVNGLAAGLSSALLAGLANSPNSSGSSLTNSSSSSSSILTNGRNSGGMVSTTTATTTPTTTTTATTFSNSGQLLQQATSQQQSQSVYPQHYQNSHHLPPPPPPLPPQPLSQHSISSPQQQQQQQQSIESLEQLNQELTVMLANSCFGGNIGNSIINDAVISAATAAAAAAAATNTNHTNMNGRSNSPMFVGDSNIYTGTLYHHSMCKWPGCETYCDDLALFFKHISNEHGLDDRSTAQARIQMQVVQQLESQLIKERDILMAMLQHLYGKQRAAMAAVANNNNNNSLFMMNHNHHNNNNNNNNNKSPSSLASPNGSCNSENFIDLTHSVSSSSLSSKHHRNASSSSSSSSSLAIRRRNSDRHHQLMMNDSSLNHSTTTTTTTNNNNHILNLSGDSSNITQQQQQSTNLAKDSSIAMMKLCSPNHNNGGVGGQTPPILSSTLKLSNNHHSLIDDIGGGGHQTLNNSSSSGNSNNNKSSSNNKNHKNDLSSSSSSTTTTTSTTTTATTTTTTGKTSTPSTTTAGTGNKHGKVKKLCNKHNHNNSSNHNNYNGDLCLPENTRRRIADRNNIDISEEISRNRQFYRTNEVRPPFTYASLIRQAIHESPDKQLTLNEIYNWFQDTFVYFRRNAATWKNAVRHNLSLHKCFMRVENVKGAVWTVDELEFYKRRPPKSEKGSGSDEEFNTLWANGQSDLINHRTSSSSLTTAIKKPGARGRPKRTTPTSLSSSSSSAAATAAATKTLTKIDGGKNLISDSVLNQHHHHHHHHHSHSASFPFGNGNILQSSTTSSTSSSSAAIAGAMNSLSSSTNNSMMPNINNLTGSLLKTASSSSYHDPVAASALNASLQALTESGLSPFLANFPFPSTLDLIGSTAAAAAAAAAALHLNDSQPTNSNNNCGSLSSSSSTTTATATTTHQASISNGIISSFNSHGDSGQHSPNSSINAINNRTTPPTTTTTTAQLSMNHVNQEKQRQRRRKSNRPSLSLSSHEASFSDLDDDDDDDIDDNFIGHDNDLVQYHHNYNDDNNDADDDLDDIDDELDDDDDDDDLSFRNHRKLKRPKLFASDDGFDMNYVDFDADDDVDDIADDVEHIKRLDGDHHMDDDKLIKSIEQYGDTNLVHDLSVSKSSSSSSRSLDNLKDDEPSSTTISNQDDQQPKNNNDDDDDKVDDNDTSKREAISSIQSPATTDNHTKNDMKMEIESESLAQKQIESDTLCENQTKLLSPISETNEQLDFDAENTEESDISNGGDDDDDDDDQE, translated from the exons ATGTCCATTACGAACAATAATTTACAACCAACGAAACAACGTAGAAAAagacagcaacaaaaatcaaaaaaaaattttgttaacAAAGTGAAAATGGCACATTTGAATCTCAAatctcatcataatcatacaagacaacaacaaacaaattatcgTAATCAATTaacgcaacaacaacaacaacaacaacaacaatcatcaccgCCATCATCACcgccaccacaacaacagcaattattatcaagaCAATTTGAAATGCATCTACGACAGCAGCTACAAATGGAACAGCAACAAATTATGCAACATTTACAGCTATCATCACATCGTCAATATCTACTTA attCATTTCAACCAATTATACAGGAATTTATGAAATCAGTACCAAATGCATCAAATTTTAGTCAAGATGAATTATTGGATCTCTTATTAGCTAATATAACAAATCATGCGGCCGCTGCAGCTGCCGTTcagcaacatcaacaacaacaacaacaacaacaacaacagaatcaacaacataaattcaatattgcTGCTGTTAATGGTTTAGCGGCCGGATTATCATCTGCATTATTAGCTGGATTAGCTAATTCACCAAATTCTTCAGGTTCTTCAttaacaaattcatcatcgtcatcatcatcaatattaacaAATGGTAGAAATAGTGGTGGCATGGTCTCAACAacgacagcaacaacaacaccaacaacaacaaccacagcaacaacattttcaaattctggTCAATTACTTCAACAGGCAACatctcaacaacaatcacaatctGTTTATCCTCAACATTATCAGAATTCTCATcatttaccaccaccaccgccaccactaccaccacaaCCACTATCACAACATTCGATATCATCacctcaacaacaacaacaacaacaacaatcgattgaatcattGGAACAATTAAATCAAGAATTAACAGTAATGTTAGCCAATAGTTGTTTCGGTGGTAATATTGGCAATAGTATAATAAATGATGCGGTTATTTCCGCAGCAacggcagcagcagcagcagcagcggcaACCAATACAAATCATACAAATATGAATGGACGTAGTAATAGTCCAATGTTTGTTGGTGATTCAAATATCTATACTGGAacattatatcatcatagtATGTGTAAATGGCCCGGATGTGAAACATATTGTGATGATTTGGcattgtttttcaaacataTTTCCAATGAACATGGCCTAGATGATCGTAGCACCGCTCAGGCACGTATACAGATGCAAGTTGTACAACAATTAGAATCACAATTGATAAAAGAACGAGATATATTGATGGCAATGTTACAACATCTTTATGGTAAACAACGAGCAGCAATGGCAGCTGTtgccaataataacaataaca ATTCATTGTTTATGATGAATCATAatcaccataataataataataataataataacaataaatcaCCATCGTCGCTTGCATCACCAAATGGTTCATGTAAttcagaaaattttattgatctTACACATAgcgtatcatcatcatcattatcatctaaaCATCATCGtaatgcatcatcatcatcatcatcatcatcatcattagcgaTTCGACGAAGAAATTctgatcgtcatcatcaattaatgatgaatgattcttcattaaatcattcaacaacaacaacaacaacaacaaataataataatcatattctTAATCTATCCGGTGATAGTAGCAATataacacaacaacaacaacaatcaacaaatttaGCAAAAGATTCATCAATagcaatgatgaaattatgtAGTccaaatcataataatggtggtgttggtggtcaAACACCgccaatattatcatcaacattgaaattgtcaaataatcatcattcattgattgatgatattggtggtggtggacatCAAACGTTGAATAACAGCAGCAGTAGtggcaacagcaacaacaacaaatcaagtagcaataataaaaatcataaaaatgatttatcatcatcatcatcatcgacaacaacaacaacatcgacaacgacgacggcCACGACGACCACTACCACCGGAAAAACTTcaacaccatcaacaacgacagcGGGAACAGGAAATAAACATGGAAAGGTTAAAAAATTATGTAATaaacataatcataataacagCAGCAATcacaataattataatggtGATCTTTGTTTACCTGAAAATACTCGTCGTCGTATTGCTGATcgtaataatattgatatcTCTGAAG aaatttCACGTAATCGACAATTTTATCGTACAAATGAAGTACGGCCACCATTTACATATGCTTCATTGATTAGACAG GCCATACATGAATCACCGGATAAACAGcttacattgaatgaaatatacAATTGGTTCCAGGATACATTTGTCTATTTTCGTCGTAATGCAGCCACGTGGAAG AATGCCGTCCGTCATAATCTAAGTCTACATAAATGTTTTATGCGTGTTGAAAATGTTAAAGGTGCCGTTTGGACTGTAGATGAATTAGAATTCTATAAACGACGGCCACCTAAATCGGAAAAAGGATCTGG aaGTGATGAAGAATTCAATACATTATGGGCAAATGGTCAATCTGATCTAATCAATCatcgaacatcatcatcatcattgaccaCAGCGATTAAAAAACCAGGTGCACGTGGTCGTCCAAAACGTACAACACCAACAtcgctatcatcatcatcatcatccgcagcagcaacagcagcagcgaCAAAAACATTGACCAAAATTGATGGTGGAAA aaaTTTAATATCCGATTCGGTTttgaatcaacatcatcatcatcatcatcatcatcattcacattccGCATCATTTCCATTTGGTAATGGAAACattttacaatcatcaacgacatcatcaacatcatcatcatcggctgCAATTGCTGGTgcaatgaattcattatcatcatcaactaataattcaatgatgccaaatattaataatttaacTGGTTCATTATTAAAAACTG catcatcttcatcatatCATGATCCAGTTGCTGCATCAGCTTTAAATGCATCACTTCAG GCATTAACCGAATCAGGtttatcaccatttttagcaaattttccatttccatcAACATTAGATCTCATTGGTTCTactgcagcagcagccgcagcagcagcagcagctttACATTTAAATGATTCACAGCCAACAAATTCCAATAACAATTGtggttcattatcatcatcatcatcaacaacaacagcaacagcaacaaccacACATCAAGCATCAATATCGAATGGAATTATATCGTCTTTCAATAGTCATGGTGATAGCGGTCAACATTCACCAAATTCATCCATAAATGCTATAAACAATCGTAcaacaccaccaacaacaacaacaacaactgctCAATTGTCTATGAATCATGTAAATCAGGAAAAACAACGTCAACGTCGTCGTAAATCAAATcggccatcattatcattatcatcgcaTGAAGCATCATTCTCGGatctagatgatgatgatgatgatgatattgatgataattttattggacatgataatgatttagttcaatatcatcataattataatgatgataataatgatgctgatgatgatcttgatgatattgatgatgaacttgatgatgatgatgatgatgatgatctttcaTTTCGTAATCATCGAAAATTAAAACGTCCAAAATTATTTGCTAGTGATGATGGATTCGATATGAAttatgttgattttgatgcagatgatgatgtggatgatatTGCAGATGATGTTGAACATATCAAACGTTTAGATGGTGACCACCacatggatgatgataaattgattaaatcaattgaacaaTATGGTGATACCAATTTGGTACATGATCTATCCGtttcgaaatcatcatcatcatcatccagatCCTTGGATAACCTaaaagatgatgaaccatcatcgacaacaatttCGAATCAAgatgatcaacaaccaaagaataataatgatgatgatgatgataaagtagACGATAATGATACTTCAAAACGAGAAGCTATATCATCGATCCAATCACCGGCCACTACCGATAATCatacaaaaaatgatatgaaaatggaaattgaatCTGAATCATTagcacaaaaacaaattgaatccGATACATTGtgtgaaaatcaaacaaaattattatcaccaatcagtgaaacaaatgaacaattggATTTTGATGCTGAAAATACCGAAGAATCTGATATTAGTAATggtggcgatgatgatgatgacgatgatgatcaagaataA